ACCTAAAAATGCCCTAAAAATTGGCCGTACATGTTTAAAAAACAccaggtttttattttttgatccggttgatatttaattttttttttcaggaaacttCAAACAAATCAGTACTTTTTTCTTTCATGGCTCCGTTGTATCCAACTTTTTGTTGCAAGTTTGTACTTATACACAGGAGGCGCAACCAAATACCTCTCTTGTAGCATCTTCTTACCATAAACTTTGTACGGGACCCTGTTTGTTCTTTAACGGGACTGAAAAACGAAACAATCTCCTTTTGTCCATCAAGTTCAAAAATAGGATCCTGATGGAAACTTGTCAAACGGACACTTTAAACCATGACGTACGGCGCCATTAAAGACCTATGAGTACGTTAACTGACCCATTCGGagaattaaaagaaaataaaagattCATGTGGACGCTTGCATTGGAAGGACGGACGAACAGAACATGTAAAGACCCTAAAAAAGCGCAAAAACCTTCCCGACAACAGATCTGTTTGAAAATGGTCATAGATACAACgatccattaaaaaaacacacacagttcTTAAAAAAATTCCTGTTGTTTCCTGAAAAAACCTGGATGAAAAAACATGGTGGGAACTGGCCGTAAATATATTTGCGCAACCTTTCACATTGGAACTTGCAGAGAATCATTGTGAAAGGAGACAAACGTTGGCACATGATTGGCTAGAAGGTCCAAAAAGTCTACACAAAAAGTTGAGAGTTTGTAGTGGGAAACACCGTGTGTAGTTGTACAAGTAGGCGCCACACTAATGAACGTGTGATACTATGGGTGGCATGCTCACAGAGGTTGGTACAGATGCTCACCGCTGCTGCTAGAAGAATGGATTGTTGGCCAGCTGTACCAGCTCAGATTATGGAACAGCTTTTATATTTGTGACCTCAATTTGCTCTGCATTTCACATCTCCTTCTCCAGCCGTCACTCAGCGAAGGATCCTCTTTCCTTCTACCAGCAGCGTTCATAACCCCTTCATCTTTGGTCCTCCACCGGCGCCCAACGTGGGACATATGGCCACTTGCTGCAGCGGTACATGAATAATTTGGGTTTACATACACGACATGCAGGAATGTTATTTCATCAAGTTTTATTGAATTTACACGGAACAGTCCAACTGAGATTGGATTGGTGAGGAAAGGAGAGGGGGGATGTAGGAGCCATCAGAGATTACAGCAGATGGTAGGGATGGATTTATGAAATTATCTCTTCATTATTAAACTCCCAGAGAAATGGAAAATAGAACGATCACGTGTTAAGACGCAGGCTGCACTAGATGGGGGCTGTAGACTTTAGCGGCTGCCCTACACTGGTGGACGACCCTGATGTCCATCACGCTGTGGAATAGATCGGGAATACTAATATTCTACAGAGTTTCTTCAAGGGATTGTTCAGTAGGAATCTGGTCCTCAGGTCTTTAGTTGGTTCCTTGACAACCAAGGCAAGGCATTGGAAGAAGCGGTGGTGTCCTGACGAGATGGGCCTCTGGGAGTGTTTCCAAAAGATAAGACACCTAAAATCTCTCCCCAAGTAGACCATATAGGAACTATGGTCAATGGAGAGCTATCAATGGTGGTCTTGATGTTCTTCAAGAAGTTGTGAGGTTACTGGACGGGATgaggtgtgacatcactgtacacACGGTCTTGGTGGAGGGGATTGTTACAGTTCACACAAGGGATATGAGTCAGGTGTTGTTCATGGGGACTTGTCCCAAAGCTCAGAGCTTCCCTTCTATGATAAGAGTCTTGAGGTCGGTGGTGGAGTTGGCACACAGCACCGTGTGGGACACCTTTCTTTTTTCCACCAAGGATGCAACTGCTTCTCCTACCTCCAAATGACTCACATACCCCGGTCCGAGACGCTCCGGGGGCGCCACTCCCATGTTGATTTTTACCTAATAATGACAAAAACAGGAGATGTTGGTGAGATTACAGAAGCTCTCTATAAGTATGGTTGAGGACCATCATTGAGATTCTTAACCACATGATCCACAACTTGAgctgcatttacatgggcgagcGGGATATGTGATTTTCACTGTGAATGTGATGTGATTTGCAAGGCAATCACATTGCATCGCCgaacatgtgattttcacgggcatgaaaaaaatcacatttattACATAGGATAACTTTAATATCACATCGCATTCACTTGGAACTTGCATGTACATGCGATTGAAATGCGAGTTTTAAGTAACCCAAAAGAAATAATGGGCGAGTTTTCTGCAATTTTGTAgaaaaataggacaagctgcaTGTTTACTGTCTTGCGGGAGGGAAAAAACTTGCACATGTAAATAGactcattgaaaacagtgggttctATTTCCGTGCAGGTTTTGTGtatatcgcaacgcacaaaacacaCATGGGAAATTCGCCCATGGAAATAGAGCTTTAGAGCAGATCTGTTCACTGTTATTATGTGACGGCCCCAAGTACTACATATGACATTATGACTAGATCCCACATATACCCCCTTATTTTTCCATATCCCCCAATGTTTAGCCATACTTTACAAACCTCATTCAGTTTACAAGGAACATCTGGATATTCCTCACGAACCACCTGAGAAAACGCCAGAGCTCCTGCTGCGCCCAAGGTTAGGAATCCAGTGCCAGGCATAAGCAGACGTTCGCCAGCGCCACCTATGATAATGTGAAAAACTAAAGTAAACTTCAAGAAAACTCAATGAACATTACAGATATACATCGGGGCAACATGAAAGGATCCTCAACTTGAGTCGTGATCATTAGTCAGGCACTATGGAAGTGACAGGTTAGCAGATGACTGGGACCACCTACCGGTAATAAAGGTATAGGTCCCATTTGGGTTATCTTTTACCAGTGGAAAGAAAGCCTTCCAGGATGTAAAGGTGCTGAGAAGGAGAGTGTCCAACACCTGCAGACGGAAACAACTCGTTAGTTGGCAAATGTGTTACACAATTATTTGGATTTAGTCCTGAGCGCTTCGCCTGAAATGTTGTGACCAGTGAATAGATATTCATTCAGTTAGTATTTTCTGTACCAACGGAACTACCAATAACTTCAGCACAGAGGACATATTATATAGGCAGAGCTGTGATACCCCACAGATAGGTAACAGGCGATGGatggagggatagatagatagatatgagatagatatgaaacagatagatagatagatagatagatagatagatagatagatagatagatagatagatatgagatagatagatagatagatagatatgagataaatacagATACATgagagatagacaggagatagatagatagatagatagatagatatgagatagatagatagatagatagatagatagatagatagatagatagatagatatgagatagacagatagatagatatgagatagatagatagatatgagatagatacatagatatgagatagatagatacatagatatgagatagatagatagatagatagatagatagatagatagatatgagatagatagataggagatagatagatagatatgagatagatagata
The Eleutherodactylus coqui strain aEleCoq1 chromosome 11, aEleCoq1.hap1, whole genome shotgun sequence genome window above contains:
- the LOC136581836 gene encoding uncharacterized protein, which encodes MSSSQRLVLVLGGAGTVGSGIVKCLLEKGFQVAVISRDHARLEKLTGFVPAGHRESLHTMVGDVGSEQGAQEAAAALLSRVGKVTDVVSSLGFSWWQGGPPHTQSLQELQRVLDTLLLSTFTSWKAFFPLVKDNPNGTYTFITGGAGERLLMPGTGFLTLGAAGALAFSQVVREEYPDVPCKLNEVKINMGVAPPERLGPGYVSHLEVGEAVASLVEKRKVSHTVLCANSTTDLKTLIIEGKL